From a single Raphanus sativus cultivar WK10039 chromosome 3, ASM80110v3, whole genome shotgun sequence genomic region:
- the LOC130509905 gene encoding uncharacterized protein LOC130509905 yields MGSLQPNEGKDAKFGQLYIVDTENEVNNRANCLSLGKGKFKTQKKDKLKPEIINLLIKMLDEVNPYYPLLFTYGEDEFRLGITKGVTAASKKLKKPNISMRQFFAFRLHERDNESHSLLHSRRLFQQFLVDAYTTIESNRLRYLKFNQSTLRSDSYDSIEESENAGKNDLHDQGQEFTLPASFTGSPRYMKNNYLDAMTICKHFGFPDLFITFTCNPKWPEITSYKFPNKEEEPELYEVIKDTMIHGPCGAANMNFPCMENGVCSKLYPKSFSDQTTINEEGFPIYRRREQSVCFVEKNGVKCDNRFVIPYNKRLSLRYRGHINVEWCNQAGSIKYLFKSQHQQRAVEPPAHIVESMLANDEPPAPIVQPDVEGNAVEGNVKDGKVEKKKNEIKDFFDCRYVSACEGAWRIFKFPIHYRSVSVEKLSFHLPGKQKIIFKGKDKMKVVVSRKLIENTMFLAWFELNKVDELARTLTYAQIPNFFTYDKKKKKWNRKKRGPTSYDDLKTYEGVLYPGYKEACSARGLLDDDKDLSSPEVVWEKTWEHLSEDIEYNRRKYFNGPGLLLTDEDKKKFALQEIDSLLRRCGTTLARFTSMPKLQKTSRHDSNVLILDERNYSPVRSRGDIVLNVASSGIASLLLQGGRTAHSRFGIPLNPDEFSSCTMSHGTDQANLVKESSLIIWDEAPMMSKYCFEALDRSLSDIIGKDRNNPFGGKVVVFGGDFRQVLPVINGAGRAEIVLAALNSSYLWEHCRVLQLTKNMRLLSDSLVPEEAADLKDFSEWILNIGDEKINEPNDGEAEIEIPSEFLF; encoded by the exons ATGGGAAGCTTACAACCTAACGAGGGAAAAGATGCCAAGTTCGGCCAACTTTATATAGTGGACACTGAAAATGAGGTTAATAATAGAGCAAACTGCTTGAG CTTAGGAAAAGGGAAATTCAAAACTCAGAAGAAAGACAAGCTCAAACCAGAAATTATTAACCTTCTGATCAAGATGTTAGATGAGGTCAATCCTTAT TATCCTCTATTGTTTacctatggagaagatgaaTTCAGGTTGGGTATAACGAAAGGTGTTACAGCAGCATCGAAAAAGCTTAAGAAGCCTAATATCAGCATGAGACAATTCTTTGCTTTCCGACTGCATGAACGTGATAATGAATCACACAGTCTTTTGCATTCTAGGAGACTTTTTCAGCAATTCCTGGTCGATGCATACACTACTATCGAGTCTAACCGTCTACGCTATCTTAAGTTCAATCAGTCTACTTTGAGATCAGATAGTTATGATTCAATAGAAGAATCAGAGAATGCTGGAAAGAACGACTTGCATGACCAAGGACAGGAATTCACCTTGCCAGCATCTTTCACTGGGAGTCCtagatatatgaaaaataattactTGGATGCTATGACCATATGCAAGCATTTTGGATTTCCAGATCTCTTCATCACTTTTACTTGCAATCCTAAATGGCCAGAAATCACAAG CTAT AAATTCCCTAACAAGGAGGAAGAACCAGAACTCTACGAGGTGATTAAAGATACAATGATTCATGGACCATGTGGAGCTGCTAATATGAATTTCCCATGCATGGAAAATGGAGTGTGCTCAAAGTTATACCCTAAATCATTTTCGGATCAGACAACCATTAATGAAGAAGGTTTTCCGATTTATAGGAGAAGGGAGCAGTCTGTTTGTTTTGTCGAGAAGAATGGGGTCAAATGTGATAATCGATTTGTCATTCCTTACAACAAGAGACTGTCTCTTCGTTATCGAGGTCACATTAATGTGGAATGGTGCAACCAAGCTGGTTCTATTAAGTACTTATTTAAGTCACAACATCAACAAAGGGCTGTTGAGCCTCCTGCTCATATTGTTGAAAGTATGTTAGCAAATGATGAGCCTCCTGCTCCTATTGTTCAACCAGACGTGGAGGGAAATGCTGTGGAAGGGAATGTGAAAGATGGAAAAgtcgagaagaagaaaaatgaaataaaagattttttcGACTGCAG atATGTATCTGCATGTGAAGGTGCTTGGAGAATCTTTAAATTTCCTATTCACTACCGGTCTGTCTCAGTTGAGAAGCTTAGTTTCCATCTTCCCGGAAAACAGAAAATTATCTTCAAGGGAAAAGATAAAATGAAAGTTGTTGTCAGTCGCAAGCTCATTGAGAATACTATGTTCTTGGCATGGTTTGAGCTTAATAAAGTTGATGAACTTGCTAGAACTCTTACATATGCCCAGATACCAAACTTCTTTACCtatgacaagaagaagaagaagtggaacAGGAAAAAAAGAG GTCCTACAAGTTATGATGACTTGAAAACTTATGAAGGAGTTCTTTATCCTGGATACAAGGAAGCATGTTCTGCTCGAGGGTTATTGGACGATGATAAGGA TTTATCCAGTCCAGAAGTTGTGTGGGAGAAAACATGGGAGCATCTTTCAGAAGATATAGAGTATAACAGAAGGAAATATTTCAATGGACCAG gACTATTGTTAACTGATGAGGACAAAAAGAAATTTGCTCTCCAAGAGATTGACAGTCTTTTGAGGCGTTGTGGGACTACTCTAGCCAGATTTACTTCTATGCCGAAGCTGCAAAAGACGAGTCGACATGATTCAAATGTGTTGATACTAGATGAGCGCAACTATTCAC CTGTTAGAAGTCGAGGAGATATAGTTTTGAACGTTGCATCAAGTGGAATTGCGTCATTGTTGCTGCAAGGAGGTAGGACTGCCCATTCAAGATTTGGAATTCCACTAAATCCTGATGAGTTTTCGTCATGTACAATGTCTCATGGAACGGACCAGGCAAATTTAGTTAAAGAGTCTTCACTCATCATATGGGATGAAGCACCAATGATGAGCAAGTATTGTTTTGAAGCTTTGGATCGGAGTTTGTCTGATATTATTGGAAAGGACAGGAATAATCCATTTGGTGGGAAGGTCGTGGTATTTGGAGGTGATTTTAGGCAGGTTCTCCCTGTGATAAATGGAGCTGGTAGAGCTGAAATTGTATTGGCAGCACTGAATTCATCATACCTTTGGGAACACTGCAGAGTTTTACAATTAACAAAGAACATGCGATTGTTATCGGATTCTTTAGTACCAGAGGAGGCAGCAGAtcttaaagatttttcagaatGGATATTGAATATTGGCGATGAGAAGATTAATGAACCAAACGATGGGGAAGCAGAGATTGAAATTCCTTCTGAATTCTTATTCTAG
- the LOC108848056 gene encoding type I inositol polyphosphate 5-phosphatase 1-like isoform X3 translates to MSPGRSQFRRTERSCATLCCSPVSSTCLQLYPARLLLRKWFNIPNTESDLAPESDDEDQEDNDCAEDSETEDAQPELRRRNSETFRNQYMDTKSVRICVGTWNVGGRVPQNDLDIDGWVDTIEPADIYVLGLQEIVPLNAGNIFGVEDDKPVSKWEDTIRDALNRIRPSKLKIISYSDPPSPSKFKPLEEVSDVVEDMFTCNVIHPVDEDFEIEDGIVNANYGKGSCLPRQEYLQRQFSSPKTLDRLLSMQLDDTGSKRAKSLNRWFSYSERVGLSWPEPPLRLLNQHVRERRCSYKSSLKPFKNYNSFKATANNHGVAPGKKTPLLTDIDFKPLMNTRKPSYVRIVSKQMVGVFLTIWVRRSLRKHIRNLSLSTVGVGVMGYIGNKGAVSVSMSVYQTPFCFVCTHLASGEKDGDHRKRNADVSDIHRRTQFHPHETRLPRSIRDHERIIWLGDLNYRINLPYKKTHELIARKDWKRLAEKDQLAREMRQGRVFEGWSEGNLDFPPTYKYDIDSESYRGKDHKSGKRTPAWCDRIIWYGKGMKLMSYRRSEIILSDHRPVTATFVVEAEVFSPRKLQRTLTLTNAEIDSHEAFVQE, encoded by the exons ATGTCGCCAGGTAGATCACAGTTCCGGCGAACAGAG AGGAGTTGTGCTACGCTCTGCTGTTCTCCGGTTTCTTCAACGTGCTTACAGCTCTATCCAGCTCGTCTTCTTCTCCGTAAATGGTTTAACATTCCAAACACTGAATCAGATCTTGCCCCTGAAAGTGACGATGAAGATCAAGAAGACAATGATTGCGCTGAAGATTCTGAAACCGAAG ATGCACAACCAGAGCTGAGAAGAAGGAACTCTGAAACGTTTCGGAATCAGTATATGGACACCAAATCAGTCag AATCTGTGTTGGGACTTGGAATGTTGGAGGAAGAGTTCCACAAAATGACTTGGATATTGATGGTTGGGTAGATACCATTGAACCTGCAGACATTTATGTTCTTGG tCTTCAGGAAATTGTTCCACTGAATGCTGGAAACATTTTTGGTGTTGAAGATGACAAGCCTGTGTCTAAATGGGAGGATACCATACGTGACGCTTTAAACAGGATAAGACCGAGCAAGTTAAAGATCATAAGTTACAGTGATCCTCCTTCTCCATCAAAGTTTAAACCATTGGAAGAGGTCTCTGATGTGGTAGAAGATATGTTTACTTGCAATGTTATTCATCCGGTTGATGAAGATTTCGAAATCGAGGACGGTATTGTAAACGCTAATTACGGTAAGGGATCATGCTTGCCGAGACAAGAGTATCTGCAGAGGCAGTTCTCATCCCCAAAGACGCTGGACAGGTTATTGTCAATGCAGCTTGACGACACTGGTTCTAAACGTGCCAAGAGTTTAAACCGGTGGTTTAGTTACTCAGAGAGAGTTGGTTTGAGCTGGCCAGAACCTCCTTTGAGATTGTTGAACCAACATGTTAGGGAAAGACGTTGTTCCTACAAGTCTTCATTGAAGCCGTTTAAGAATTATAACTCTTTCAAAGCAACTGCAAACAACCATGGTGTTGCGCCAGGGAAGAAGACGCCTCTGCTTACGGATATAGACTTTAAGCCTCTCATGAATACGAGGAAACCTTCGTATGTACGGATTGTTAGCAAACAGATGGTTGGagtttttttaacaatatgGGTTCGGAGGAGCTTGAGGAAACATATACGTAATCTCAGTTTGTCTACTGTGGGTGTTGGCGTTATGGGTTACATTGGTAACAAG GGAGCTGTATCGGTGAGCATGTCAGTGTATCAGACACCGTTTTGTTTTGTCTGCACGCATCTAGCGTCTGGGGAAAAAGATGGAGATCACAGAAAAAGAAACGCTGATGTAAGCGATATTCATAGAAGAACTCAGTTTCATCCTCATGAAACAAGACTTCCAAGAAGCATCCGTGATCATGA AAGAATAATCTGGCTAGGAGATTTGAATTATCGGATTAACTTACCGTATAAGAAGACACATGAGCTTATTGCAAGAAAAGATTGGAAGAGGTTAGCTGAGAAGGACCAG CTTGCGAGAGAAATGAGACAAGGGCGTGTATTCGAGGGATGGTCAGAAGGAAATCTAGATTTCCCACCAACTTACAAATACGATATCGATTCAGAAAGTTACAGAGGAAAAGATCACAAGTCAGGGAAACGAACACCAGCCTG GTGTGATCGCATTATATGGTATGGGAAAGGAATGAAGCTTATGAGTTACAGAAGAAGTGAGATTATCCTCTCTGATCACCGGCCAGTCACAGCTACATTTGTTGTAGAGGCTGAAGTTTTCTCTCCGCGGAAGCTTCAGCGTACTCTCACGCTCACCAACGCAGAGATTGATAGCCATGAAGCTTTTGTACAGGAGTAG
- the LOC108848056 gene encoding type I inositol polyphosphate 5-phosphatase 1-like isoform X2, with protein sequence MSPGRSQFRRTERSCATLCCSPVSSTCLQLYPARLLLRKWFNIPNTESDLAPESDDEDQEDNDCAEDSETEGLLDNDDAQPELRRRNSETFRNQYMDTKSVRICVGTWNVGGRVPQNDLDIDGWVDTIEPADIYVLGLQEIVPLNAGNIFGVEDDKPVSKWEDTIRDALNRIRPSKLKIISYSDPPSPSKFKPLEEVSDVVEDMFTCNVIHPVDEDFEIEDGIVNANYGKGSCLPRQEYLQRQFSSPKTLDRLLSMQLDDTGSKRAKSLNRWFSYSERVGLSWPEPPLRLLNQHVRERRCSYKSSLKPFKNYNSFKATANNHGVAPGKKTPLLTDIDFKPLMNTRKPSYVRIVSKQMVGVFLTIWVRRSLRKHIRNLSLSTVGVGVMGYIGNKGAVSVSMSVYQTPFCFVCTHLASGEKDGDHRKRNADVSDIHRRTQFHPHETRLPRSIRDHERIIWLGDLNYRINLPYKKTHELIARKDWKRLAEKDQLAREMRQGRVFEGWSEGNLDFPPTYKYDIDSESYRGKDHKSGKRTPAWCDRIIWYGKGMKLMSYRRSEIILSDHRPVTATFVVEAEVFSPRKLQRTLTLTNAEIDSHEAFVQE encoded by the exons ATGTCGCCAGGTAGATCACAGTTCCGGCGAACAGAG AGGAGTTGTGCTACGCTCTGCTGTTCTCCGGTTTCTTCAACGTGCTTACAGCTCTATCCAGCTCGTCTTCTTCTCCGTAAATGGTTTAACATTCCAAACACTGAATCAGATCTTGCCCCTGAAAGTGACGATGAAGATCAAGAAGACAATGATTGCGCTGAAGATTCTGAAACCGAAG GTCTTCTTGACAATGATG ATGCACAACCAGAGCTGAGAAGAAGGAACTCTGAAACGTTTCGGAATCAGTATATGGACACCAAATCAGTCag AATCTGTGTTGGGACTTGGAATGTTGGAGGAAGAGTTCCACAAAATGACTTGGATATTGATGGTTGGGTAGATACCATTGAACCTGCAGACATTTATGTTCTTGG tCTTCAGGAAATTGTTCCACTGAATGCTGGAAACATTTTTGGTGTTGAAGATGACAAGCCTGTGTCTAAATGGGAGGATACCATACGTGACGCTTTAAACAGGATAAGACCGAGCAAGTTAAAGATCATAAGTTACAGTGATCCTCCTTCTCCATCAAAGTTTAAACCATTGGAAGAGGTCTCTGATGTGGTAGAAGATATGTTTACTTGCAATGTTATTCATCCGGTTGATGAAGATTTCGAAATCGAGGACGGTATTGTAAACGCTAATTACGGTAAGGGATCATGCTTGCCGAGACAAGAGTATCTGCAGAGGCAGTTCTCATCCCCAAAGACGCTGGACAGGTTATTGTCAATGCAGCTTGACGACACTGGTTCTAAACGTGCCAAGAGTTTAAACCGGTGGTTTAGTTACTCAGAGAGAGTTGGTTTGAGCTGGCCAGAACCTCCTTTGAGATTGTTGAACCAACATGTTAGGGAAAGACGTTGTTCCTACAAGTCTTCATTGAAGCCGTTTAAGAATTATAACTCTTTCAAAGCAACTGCAAACAACCATGGTGTTGCGCCAGGGAAGAAGACGCCTCTGCTTACGGATATAGACTTTAAGCCTCTCATGAATACGAGGAAACCTTCGTATGTACGGATTGTTAGCAAACAGATGGTTGGagtttttttaacaatatgGGTTCGGAGGAGCTTGAGGAAACATATACGTAATCTCAGTTTGTCTACTGTGGGTGTTGGCGTTATGGGTTACATTGGTAACAAG GGAGCTGTATCGGTGAGCATGTCAGTGTATCAGACACCGTTTTGTTTTGTCTGCACGCATCTAGCGTCTGGGGAAAAAGATGGAGATCACAGAAAAAGAAACGCTGATGTAAGCGATATTCATAGAAGAACTCAGTTTCATCCTCATGAAACAAGACTTCCAAGAAGCATCCGTGATCATGA AAGAATAATCTGGCTAGGAGATTTGAATTATCGGATTAACTTACCGTATAAGAAGACACATGAGCTTATTGCAAGAAAAGATTGGAAGAGGTTAGCTGAGAAGGACCAG CTTGCGAGAGAAATGAGACAAGGGCGTGTATTCGAGGGATGGTCAGAAGGAAATCTAGATTTCCCACCAACTTACAAATACGATATCGATTCAGAAAGTTACAGAGGAAAAGATCACAAGTCAGGGAAACGAACACCAGCCTG GTGTGATCGCATTATATGGTATGGGAAAGGAATGAAGCTTATGAGTTACAGAAGAAGTGAGATTATCCTCTCTGATCACCGGCCAGTCACAGCTACATTTGTTGTAGAGGCTGAAGTTTTCTCTCCGCGGAAGCTTCAGCGTACTCTCACGCTCACCAACGCAGAGATTGATAGCCATGAAGCTTTTGTACAGGAGTAG
- the LOC108848056 gene encoding type I inositol polyphosphate 5-phosphatase 1-like isoform X1, translating to MSPGRSQFRRTERSCATLCCSPVSSTCLQLYPARLLLRKWFNIPNTESDLAPESDDEDQEDNDCAEDSETEGIEEGLLDNDDAQPELRRRNSETFRNQYMDTKSVRICVGTWNVGGRVPQNDLDIDGWVDTIEPADIYVLGLQEIVPLNAGNIFGVEDDKPVSKWEDTIRDALNRIRPSKLKIISYSDPPSPSKFKPLEEVSDVVEDMFTCNVIHPVDEDFEIEDGIVNANYGKGSCLPRQEYLQRQFSSPKTLDRLLSMQLDDTGSKRAKSLNRWFSYSERVGLSWPEPPLRLLNQHVRERRCSYKSSLKPFKNYNSFKATANNHGVAPGKKTPLLTDIDFKPLMNTRKPSYVRIVSKQMVGVFLTIWVRRSLRKHIRNLSLSTVGVGVMGYIGNKGAVSVSMSVYQTPFCFVCTHLASGEKDGDHRKRNADVSDIHRRTQFHPHETRLPRSIRDHERIIWLGDLNYRINLPYKKTHELIARKDWKRLAEKDQLAREMRQGRVFEGWSEGNLDFPPTYKYDIDSESYRGKDHKSGKRTPAWCDRIIWYGKGMKLMSYRRSEIILSDHRPVTATFVVEAEVFSPRKLQRTLTLTNAEIDSHEAFVQE from the exons ATGTCGCCAGGTAGATCACAGTTCCGGCGAACAGAG AGGAGTTGTGCTACGCTCTGCTGTTCTCCGGTTTCTTCAACGTGCTTACAGCTCTATCCAGCTCGTCTTCTTCTCCGTAAATGGTTTAACATTCCAAACACTGAATCAGATCTTGCCCCTGAAAGTGACGATGAAGATCAAGAAGACAATGATTGCGCTGAAGATTCTGAAACCGAAG GAATCGAAGAAGGTCTTCTTGACAATGATG ATGCACAACCAGAGCTGAGAAGAAGGAACTCTGAAACGTTTCGGAATCAGTATATGGACACCAAATCAGTCag AATCTGTGTTGGGACTTGGAATGTTGGAGGAAGAGTTCCACAAAATGACTTGGATATTGATGGTTGGGTAGATACCATTGAACCTGCAGACATTTATGTTCTTGG tCTTCAGGAAATTGTTCCACTGAATGCTGGAAACATTTTTGGTGTTGAAGATGACAAGCCTGTGTCTAAATGGGAGGATACCATACGTGACGCTTTAAACAGGATAAGACCGAGCAAGTTAAAGATCATAAGTTACAGTGATCCTCCTTCTCCATCAAAGTTTAAACCATTGGAAGAGGTCTCTGATGTGGTAGAAGATATGTTTACTTGCAATGTTATTCATCCGGTTGATGAAGATTTCGAAATCGAGGACGGTATTGTAAACGCTAATTACGGTAAGGGATCATGCTTGCCGAGACAAGAGTATCTGCAGAGGCAGTTCTCATCCCCAAAGACGCTGGACAGGTTATTGTCAATGCAGCTTGACGACACTGGTTCTAAACGTGCCAAGAGTTTAAACCGGTGGTTTAGTTACTCAGAGAGAGTTGGTTTGAGCTGGCCAGAACCTCCTTTGAGATTGTTGAACCAACATGTTAGGGAAAGACGTTGTTCCTACAAGTCTTCATTGAAGCCGTTTAAGAATTATAACTCTTTCAAAGCAACTGCAAACAACCATGGTGTTGCGCCAGGGAAGAAGACGCCTCTGCTTACGGATATAGACTTTAAGCCTCTCATGAATACGAGGAAACCTTCGTATGTACGGATTGTTAGCAAACAGATGGTTGGagtttttttaacaatatgGGTTCGGAGGAGCTTGAGGAAACATATACGTAATCTCAGTTTGTCTACTGTGGGTGTTGGCGTTATGGGTTACATTGGTAACAAG GGAGCTGTATCGGTGAGCATGTCAGTGTATCAGACACCGTTTTGTTTTGTCTGCACGCATCTAGCGTCTGGGGAAAAAGATGGAGATCACAGAAAAAGAAACGCTGATGTAAGCGATATTCATAGAAGAACTCAGTTTCATCCTCATGAAACAAGACTTCCAAGAAGCATCCGTGATCATGA AAGAATAATCTGGCTAGGAGATTTGAATTATCGGATTAACTTACCGTATAAGAAGACACATGAGCTTATTGCAAGAAAAGATTGGAAGAGGTTAGCTGAGAAGGACCAG CTTGCGAGAGAAATGAGACAAGGGCGTGTATTCGAGGGATGGTCAGAAGGAAATCTAGATTTCCCACCAACTTACAAATACGATATCGATTCAGAAAGTTACAGAGGAAAAGATCACAAGTCAGGGAAACGAACACCAGCCTG GTGTGATCGCATTATATGGTATGGGAAAGGAATGAAGCTTATGAGTTACAGAAGAAGTGAGATTATCCTCTCTGATCACCGGCCAGTCACAGCTACATTTGTTGTAGAGGCTGAAGTTTTCTCTCCGCGGAAGCTTCAGCGTACTCTCACGCTCACCAACGCAGAGATTGATAGCCATGAAGCTTTTGTACAGGAGTAG